TTCGGGGGTGGAATTCCACCGCGATGGTGACAACGTTACGGTCAAGGGAAGCAAAGGGACCCTGAATCACCGACTCCACGCGGCCGTGGATATGACGGTGGAAGACAACGTCATCAGTTTCGTCGCCCGCGAAGGCCACGAGAACGCCGTTGCCCTCGCCGGCACCTCGCGTGCGGTCATCAACAACCTCGTGGTGGGTGTCTCCAGCGGCTTCGAGAAACGCCTCAAGCTCGTGGGTGTGGGTTATCGCGCTCAGGTGCAGGGTAATGTCCTTAACCTCGCCCTCGGCTTCTCTCACCCCGTCAACTACCCCATCCCCGACGGGGTACAGATCGAGGCCCCGAGCCAGACCGACATCGTGGTCAAGGGCGCGGACAAGCAGCAGGTGGGCCAGGTGGCCGCGGAGATACGCGCCTATCGGCCACCGGAGCCCTATAAGGGCAAGGGTGTGCGCTACGCCGATGAGCACGTGGTCCGTAAAGAGGCCAAGAAGAAGTAATCAGAGGACACTTTAGATATGCACGCTAAGAAAGTCGCCCGCATGCGCCGGTCCAAGAAGGTCAGGGCGCAGATGCGCAACCTGCAGGCACACCGGCTTTGTATCAACCGTACGCCGAGGCACATCTACGCCCAGGTCATATCTCCGGATGGTGACCTCACCATCGCGAGCGCCGCCACTACAGAGACCGATATCTCGAAAGAGGTGGGTTCCGGAGGCAATATTCCTGCGGCCGCCCTGGTGGGCAGGGCCATTGCGGAGCGCGCCAGGTCCAAGGGCGTGACCCGGGTGGCCTTCGATCGCTCGGGTTTCAAATATCATGGTCGTATCAAGGCGCTGGCGGATGCGGCGCGTGAAAACGGTCTGGAGTTTTAAGAGGCGGGTCCTATGGCTAATTTCGACAAACAATCCAGCGACGACTTCATCGAGAAGCTGATCAGCGTCAACCGCGTCGCCAAGGTGGTCAAGGGCGGCCGGCAGTTCGGCTTTACCGCCCTCACCGTGGTGGGGGACGGCAACGGCCGGGTCGGCATGGGTCGGGGCAAGGCCCGTGAGGTGCCTATAGCCATCCAGAAGGCCATGGAGGCGGCACGCAAGAACATGAAGACGGTGGCCTTGAGGCAGAATACCCTGCAGTACGCCACCATGGGTGAGCATGGCGCGGCCAAGGTTTACATGCAGCCCGCTTCCGACGGTACCGGCATAATCGCCGGCGGTGCCATGCGCGCTGTGTTCGATGTGGTCGGCGTGCACAATGTCCTGGCCAAGTGCATTGGCACCAATAACCCCATCAATGTGGTAAGGGCCACCATCGAGGGCCTAACCCGGATGGAATCACCCGCTGGCATCGCCGCCCGTCGCGGCAAGTCGGTGGAAGAGATCGCGAGCTGACCATGATCGAGCAAACTCAGAACAACGGCAGGCTGGCCGTGACGTTGACCCGCAGCATGTACGGGCGTCTCAAGAACCATCGGGCGTGTGTCCGTGGTCTGGGACTGCGGCGCATGCATCATACGGTGACGGTGGAGGACACGCCGAGCAACCGCGGCATGATCAACACCATCGCCTATATGCTGCGCGTGGAGGAGATCTGACATGAGATTGAACACTTTGACGCCGGGTGGGCGGGCCAAGGCCCGCAAGCGCGTGGGTCGTGGCATCGGCTCCGGTCTGGGCAAGACCGCCGGGCGTGGTCACAAGGGCCTCA
The Gammaproteobacteria bacterium DNA segment above includes these coding regions:
- the rplF gene encoding 50S ribosomal protein L6; protein product: MSRIASYPITLPSGVEFHRDGDNVTVKGSKGTLNHRLHAAVDMTVEDNVISFVAREGHENAVALAGTSRAVINNLVVGVSSGFEKRLKLVGVGYRAQVQGNVLNLALGFSHPVNYPIPDGVQIEAPSQTDIVVKGADKQQVGQVAAEIRAYRPPEPYKGKGVRYADEHVVRKEAKKK
- the rplR gene encoding 50S ribosomal protein L18; the encoded protein is MHAKKVARMRRSKKVRAQMRNLQAHRLCINRTPRHIYAQVISPDGDLTIASAATTETDISKEVGSGGNIPAAALVGRAIAERARSKGVTRVAFDRSGFKYHGRIKALADAARENGLEF
- the rpsE gene encoding 30S ribosomal protein S5, whose protein sequence is MANFDKQSSDDFIEKLISVNRVAKVVKGGRQFGFTALTVVGDGNGRVGMGRGKAREVPIAIQKAMEAARKNMKTVALRQNTLQYATMGEHGAAKVYMQPASDGTGIIAGGAMRAVFDVVGVHNVLAKCIGTNNPINVVRATIEGLTRMESPAGIAARRGKSVEEIAS
- the rpmD gene encoding 50S ribosomal protein L30 is translated as MIEQTQNNGRLAVTLTRSMYGRLKNHRACVRGLGLRRMHHTVTVEDTPSNRGMINTIAYMLRVEEI